A window of Campylobacter lari subsp. lari contains these coding sequences:
- a CDS encoding ABC-type transport auxiliary lipoprotein family protein, whose product MKFLYISLIAIFFSACSLVSPSQTLPANKYFSINLEKLEQSQNKMKNSTIIVSLPKGLSYTNEIFYKKDHVVNAYAYHFWKENPALMIKTFLEFHLQDLGVFKAVLNQDSLASADYVLESKVDILEQDFSDEMYSKIKLGINLNLVQINTKKLIASKYFYYEKELNDNNPQILIQNYDEVFLLFAKDFRVWIDQNLE is encoded by the coding sequence ATGAAATTTTTATATATTAGTTTAATAGCCATTTTTTTTAGTGCTTGTTCTTTGGTTAGTCCAAGTCAAACTTTGCCTGCAAATAAATATTTTAGTATTAATTTAGAAAAGCTAGAACAAAGTCAAAATAAAATGAAAAATTCTACTATCATAGTTTCTTTACCTAAGGGCTTATCTTATACTAATGAAATTTTTTATAAAAAAGATCATGTTGTTAATGCTTATGCTTATCATTTTTGGAAAGAAAATCCTGCTTTGATGATTAAAACTTTTTTGGAATTTCATTTGCAAGATTTGGGGGTATTTAAAGCGGTTTTAAACCAAGATAGTCTAGCTAGCGCTGATTATGTTTTAGAGAGCAAAGTAGATATATTAGAGCAAGATTTTAGCGATGAGATGTATTCTAAAATAAAATTAGGCATTAATTTAAATTTGGTGCAAATAAATACTAAAAAACTTATAGCAAGTAAGTATTTTTACTATGAAAAAGAATTAAATGACAATAATCCTCAAATTTTAATCCAAAATTATGATGAGGTTTTTTTGCTTTTTGCTAAAGATTTTAGAGTTTGGATAGATCAAAATTTGGAATAA
- the tkt gene encoding transketolase, whose protein sequence is MLQKQANTIRFLCADMIQKANSGHPGAPMGLADIMSVLSTHLVHNPKDPTWLNRDRLVFSGGHASALLYSFLHLSGYDISLEDLKNFRQLHSKTPGHPEIFTSGVEIATGPLGQGVANAVGFAMAAKKASLLLGEDIINHKVYCLCGDGDLQEGISYEACSLVGLHKLDNLIIIYDSNNISIEGDVAIAFNENVKERFRAQNFEVLEIDGHDFEQIDLALKTAKQSQKPCLIIAHTKIAKGALELEGSHHSHGAPLGEELIKKAKEALGFDPQKTFEIPEDVKIRFSGAIELGDLAQAKWNQKVQNLDESKKALLKELLEPDFSKINFPDFKGKDLATRDSNGMILNAIAKALPGFLGGSADLGPSNKTELKDMGDFPNGKNIHYGIREHAMAAISNAFARYGLFLPYCATFFIFSEYLKPAARIAALMKIKHFFIFTHDSIGVGEDGPTHQPIEQLSTFRAMPNSLTFRVADGVENVKAWQIALKTNMPSVFVLSRQKLSALNEPVFGDVLNGAYLLEENENANFTLLASGSEVALCVKTAKILKEKGVSVNVVSMPCYELFIKQEKSYKDRILQGKVIGVEAANSNELYRFCDELYGIESFGESGKDKDVFEHFGFSEEKLSSYILSLCNEK, encoded by the coding sequence ATGTTACAAAAACAAGCCAACACTATAAGATTTTTATGTGCGGATATGATACAAAAGGCAAATTCAGGCCATCCAGGCGCACCTATGGGTTTAGCAGATATTATGAGTGTTTTAAGTACTCATTTAGTACATAATCCAAAAGATCCCACATGGTTAAACCGCGATAGATTAGTCTTTTCGGGGGGTCACGCAAGTGCTTTGCTTTATAGTTTTTTACATTTGAGTGGTTATGATATAAGTTTAGAAGATTTAAAAAACTTCCGTCAATTACACTCTAAAACCCCTGGACATCCTGAAATTTTTACCTCAGGTGTTGAAATAGCTACAGGGCCTTTAGGGCAAGGTGTGGCAAATGCAGTTGGTTTTGCAATGGCAGCTAAAAAAGCAAGCTTGCTTTTGGGTGAGGATATTATCAATCATAAAGTGTATTGTTTGTGTGGTGATGGAGATTTGCAAGAGGGAATTTCATATGAAGCTTGCTCTTTAGTTGGGCTTCATAAGCTTGATAATTTAATCATCATTTATGATAGTAATAATATTTCAATCGAAGGTGATGTGGCTATTGCTTTTAATGAAAATGTAAAAGAGCGTTTTAGGGCTCAAAATTTTGAAGTACTTGAGATAGATGGGCATGATTTTGAGCAAATTGATTTAGCGCTTAAAACAGCTAAGCAAAGTCAAAAGCCTTGTCTTATCATCGCTCATACTAAGATAGCAAAAGGAGCCTTAGAACTTGAGGGAAGTCATCATTCTCATGGGGCACCTTTGGGTGAAGAGCTTATAAAAAAAGCAAAAGAAGCTTTGGGTTTTGATCCGCAAAAAACTTTTGAAATTCCAGAAGATGTTAAAATTCGCTTTAGCGGAGCAATAGAACTTGGAGATTTAGCGCAAGCTAAATGGAATCAAAAAGTGCAAAATTTAGATGAGAGCAAAAAGGCTTTATTGAAAGAATTATTAGAGCCTGATTTTAGCAAGATTAATTTTCCAGATTTTAAAGGAAAAGATTTAGCTACTAGAGATAGCAATGGTATGATTTTAAATGCTATCGCTAAAGCCTTACCAGGATTTTTAGGTGGAAGTGCGGATTTAGGACCATCAAATAAAACTGAACTAAAAGATATGGGTGATTTTCCAAATGGTAAAAATATCCACTATGGCATAAGAGAGCATGCAATGGCTGCTATATCAAATGCTTTTGCAAGATATGGTTTGTTTTTGCCTTATTGTGCAACATTTTTTATATTTAGTGAGTATTTAAAGCCTGCTGCAAGAATAGCTGCATTAATGAAAATCAAACATTTTTTCATCTTTACTCACGATAGCATAGGGGTTGGTGAAGATGGGCCAACTCATCAACCTATAGAACAACTTAGCACCTTTAGAGCTATGCCAAATTCATTGACATTTAGAGTGGCTGATGGGGTTGAAAATGTGAAAGCGTGGCAAATAGCACTTAAAACTAATATGCCTAGTGTTTTTGTTTTATCGCGTCAAAAATTAAGCGCTTTAAATGAGCCTGTTTTTGGAGATGTTTTAAATGGAGCTTATTTACTAGAAGAAAATGAAAATGCAAATTTCACGCTTTTAGCAAGTGGTAGTGAAGTAGCATTGTGTGTAAAAACTGCAAAAATTTTAAAAGAAAAAGGCGTGAGTGTTAATGTAGTTTCTATGCCTTGTTATGAATTGTTTATCAAGCAAGAAAAATCTTACAAAGATAGAATTTTACAAGGTAAGGTTATAGGGGTAGAAGCTGCAAATTCTAATGAACTTTATAGATTTTGTGATGAGCTTTATGGCATAGAAAGTTTTGGGGAAAGCGGTAAAGATAAAGATGTGTTTGAGCATTTTGGCTTTAGCGAGGAAAAATTAAGCTCATATATTTTAAGTTTATGTAATGAAAAATAA
- a CDS encoding ABC transporter ATP-binding protein → MIIKARGISTYFGAKCVHKNINFDIKENEIFGVLGGSGSGKSVLLRQMLLLEHFDDGEYEILGKKLRGISDDDALFLQKQWGVVFQYGALFSFFNILENISIPLNEYTKLNKNDIKEIAMMKLKMVGLDESAAKLYPSEISGGMKKRVAIARALALDSKLLFLDEPTSGLDPYSSREFDELLLSLKHSFNLCVILVTHDQESMKKVLDRFLIIDNKQIGFLGTMDELKVQNTNLYERFMS, encoded by the coding sequence TTGATTATAAAAGCTAGAGGGATTAGTACTTATTTTGGTGCAAAATGCGTGCATAAAAATATAAATTTTGATATAAAAGAAAATGAAATTTTTGGCGTATTAGGTGGAAGTGGTAGCGGAAAATCTGTGCTTTTAAGGCAAATGCTTTTGTTAGAGCATTTTGATGATGGTGAGTATGAAATTTTAGGAAAAAAGCTAAGAGGGATTAGCGATGATGATGCTTTGTTTTTACAAAAACAATGGGGTGTTGTTTTTCAATATGGAGCATTATTTAGTTTTTTTAATATACTTGAAAATATTAGCATACCTTTAAATGAATACACAAAATTAAATAAAAACGATATCAAAGAAATAGCCATGATGAAGCTTAAAATGGTAGGGCTTGATGAAAGTGCTGCTAAGCTTTATCCTAGCGAAATAAGTGGTGGTATGAAAAAAAGGGTGGCTATAGCTAGGGCTTTAGCACTTGATTCTAAATTGCTTTTTTTAGATGAGCCAACTTCAGGGCTTGATCCTTATAGTTCAAGAGAATTTGATGAGTTGCTTTTGAGCTTAAAACATAGTTTTAATTTGTGCGTGATATTAGTTACCCACGATCAAGAAAGCATGAAGAAAGTTTTAGATAGATTTTTGATCATAGATAATAAACAAATTGGCTTTTTAGGAACTATGGATGAATTAAAAGTGCAAAATACAAATTTATATGAGAGGTTTATGAGTTAA
- a CDS encoding superoxide dismutase family protein — MKKIIIGSLLASSFLIGANLENFDPKTQKDHLVIKMEILDKNTNKNAGEVVAVQTPYGVAFYPNLQGLESGIHGFHVHANADCGATDKGLGMKAGGHWDPEKTDAHSSPWDDKGHRGDLPPLYVDKDGKATNPVLAPKIKTLDELKNHSLMIHFGGDNHSDHPAALGGGGARMACGVIK, encoded by the coding sequence ATGAAAAAAATAATTATAGGCTCTTTGCTAGCATCAAGCTTTTTAATTGGGGCAAATTTAGAAAATTTTGATCCAAAAACACAAAAAGATCATTTAGTTATCAAAATGGAAATTCTTGATAAAAATACCAATAAAAATGCAGGTGAAGTGGTAGCGGTGCAAACTCCTTATGGAGTAGCGTTTTACCCAAATCTTCAAGGTTTAGAAAGTGGAATTCATGGTTTTCATGTTCATGCAAACGCTGATTGTGGAGCAACTGATAAGGGTTTAGGTATGAAAGCTGGTGGTCACTGGGATCCTGAAAAAACTGACGCACACTCAAGTCCATGGGATGATAAAGGTCACAGAGGTGATTTACCACCACTTTATGTAGACAAAGATGGCAAAGCGACTAATCCTGTATTAGCACCAAAAATCAAAACTCTTGATGAGCTTAAAAATCATTCTTTAATGATACATTTTGGAGGAGATAATCATAGCGATCATCCTGCAGCACTTGGCGGTGGTGGCGCTAGAATGGCTTGTGGAGTTATTAAGTAA
- a CDS encoding MlaD family protein — translation MENRANYILIGIFVFILFFISLFFVVWYGNLKDEKTFKYYEIFMEESVAGLSVKAPVKFLGVDVGSVEKIGIDTKGSNFRVKILVKLDSELIIKTDTYASLQIQGITGFKFIQLSGGSEKAPALKAYNEEYPIIPSKESFFASLDKQTTNIIELISSSKEKLDKLFSDKNLNNIERILQNTSEFSAYLNTKAPVFLENLNKTSSKLGKSSDDFSNFLNNANGQLNELNKSRILLNENLDILRVLFLDFTQLLKNLKQNPSDVIYKDKAIQYAPGE, via the coding sequence ATGGAAAATAGGGCAAATTATATTTTAATTGGAATTTTTGTATTTATATTATTTTTTATCAGTTTGTTTTTTGTGGTTTGGTATGGAAATTTAAAAGATGAAAAAACTTTTAAGTATTATGAAATTTTTATGGAAGAATCAGTAGCAGGACTTAGCGTTAAAGCTCCGGTTAAATTTTTGGGTGTTGATGTAGGAAGTGTTGAAAAAATAGGCATTGATACTAAAGGATCAAATTTTAGAGTAAAAATTTTGGTTAAACTTGATTCTGAATTAATCATCAAAACAGATACTTATGCAAGCTTGCAAATTCAAGGCATAACAGGATTTAAATTTATACAACTTTCAGGAGGCAGCGAAAAGGCTCCTGCTTTAAAAGCATATAATGAAGAATATCCAATTATCCCATCAAAAGAAAGTTTTTTCGCAAGTCTTGATAAACAAACTACAAATATCATAGAATTAATTTCTAGCTCTAAAGAAAAATTAGATAAGCTCTTTAGTGATAAAAATTTAAATAATATAGAGCGTATTTTACAAAATACATCCGAGTTTTCTGCGTATTTAAATACCAAGGCGCCAGTATTTTTAGAAAATTTAAATAAAACAAGTTCTAAACTTGGTAAAAGTTCAGATGATTTTTCAAATTTTTTAAATAATGCTAATGGCCAACTTAACGAGCTTAATAAAAGCAGGATACTTTTAAATGAAAATTTAGATATTTTAAGAGTTTTGTTTTTAGATTTTACGCAATTATTAAAAAATTTAAAGCAAAATCCTTCAGATGTAATTTATAAAGACAAAGCCATTCAATATGCTCCAGGAGAATAA
- a CDS encoding helix-turn-helix domain-containing protein: MLVFPKDFEKVSQKVLHNSLFSLCYYQKQLSSDINQEVVFKDYALVFILEGSKSIYTIDNHFKANKDEIIFFTKNSFSIRDYLNEANIYKSVILCFKESILIELVFKYQDLISTLNSLEYSKSLFSLKSDLITKSIFQSFLPCIGASKNGEFLLRLKFEELFLSLLYSEDNAEFLAFLKAILSGFKLDLYQMFAYCKNDFENVASMAKFSKMDIASFSRNFKQSFGISPKEWLDNKRFEKAKFLLEFSTKNITQICHELGFNSPAWFIARYKKRYGITPKQEQKSKNLYFLS; the protein is encoded by the coding sequence ATGTTAGTTTTTCCAAAAGATTTTGAAAAAGTGAGTCAAAAAGTTTTACATAATTCTTTATTTTCTTTGTGTTATTATCAAAAACAACTATCAAGCGATATAAATCAAGAAGTGGTATTTAAAGACTATGCTTTGGTTTTTATATTAGAAGGTTCTAAAAGTATTTATACTATTGATAATCATTTTAAGGCAAACAAAGATGAAATTATTTTTTTTACAAAAAACTCTTTTTCCATTAGAGATTATTTAAATGAAGCAAATATATATAAATCTGTTATTTTGTGCTTTAAAGAAAGTATTTTAATAGAACTTGTTTTTAAATATCAAGATTTAATTTCTACATTAAACTCTTTGGAATATTCCAAGAGCTTATTTAGTTTAAAATCAGATTTAATAACTAAAAGTATTTTTCAATCTTTTTTACCTTGCATAGGCGCTTCTAAAAACGGTGAATTTTTACTAAGATTAAAATTTGAAGAATTATTTTTGTCTTTATTATACAGCGAAGACAATGCAGAATTTCTTGCTTTTTTAAAAGCCATTTTAAGTGGTTTTAAATTAGATCTTTATCAGATGTTTGCATATTGTAAAAATGATTTTGAAAATGTAGCTTCTATGGCTAAATTTAGCAAAATGGATATTGCTAGTTTTAGTCGAAATTTCAAGCAAAGTTTTGGGATTAGTCCTAAAGAGTGGCTTGATAATAAGCGCTTTGAGAAGGCTAAATTTTTATTAGAATTTTCCACTAAAAATATTACTCAAATTTGTCATGAGCTTGGATTTAATTCTCCTGCTTGGTTTATAGCAAGATACAAAAAAAGATATGGTATTACTCCAAAACAAGAGCAAAAATCAAAAAACTTATATTTTTTATCCTAA
- a CDS encoding MlaE family lipid ABC transporter permease subunit has product MIKDVKNQECIFSVFGIWDKTSVGKLEKLDFPTQKNIIFDFTNLDFIDTAGIRYFLALENELKQKGFELSRVNLKSEHAKLFELCQKHYKSFCDSYEDKKTIKDFFENLGKKVVESFTLLVQFLNFIGLIIATCFNTLFHLKKLRFRAFLYHVENSAINALPIIMLTSLLVGVVLAYQAAYQLAQFGANIYIVDLMGISATRELAPLISAIVIAGRSASSYTAQIGVMKLTDEIDAMKTMGFKESEFIILPRVLALTLAMPFVVIVADILSVLGGILVAWMSLEINVSEFMSRFKEAVELKHIIIGLIKAPIFGFLIASIACFRGFFVQKTTESIGIYTTKSVVNAIFWVIAFDAIFSVFLTKAGI; this is encoded by the coding sequence ATCATCAAAGATGTTAAAAATCAAGAATGCATTTTTAGTGTCTTTGGTATATGGGATAAAACTAGTGTAGGAAAATTGGAAAAATTAGATTTTCCTACTCAAAAAAATATTATTTTTGATTTTACAAATTTAGATTTTATAGATACTGCTGGGATTAGGTATTTTCTAGCTTTAGAAAATGAGTTAAAACAAAAAGGTTTTGAGCTTAGCAGGGTAAATCTTAAAAGCGAGCATGCTAAACTTTTTGAACTTTGTCAAAAACATTACAAAAGCTTTTGTGATTCTTATGAAGATAAAAAAACAATCAAAGATTTTTTTGAAAATTTAGGAAAAAAGGTTGTTGAATCTTTTACACTTTTGGTGCAGTTTTTAAATTTCATAGGGCTTATTATAGCAACTTGTTTTAATACTTTATTTCACTTAAAAAAATTACGCTTTAGAGCATTTTTATATCATGTAGAAAATAGCGCCATTAATGCTTTACCAATCATAATGCTTACATCTTTGCTCGTGGGTGTTGTTTTAGCTTATCAAGCTGCTTATCAGCTTGCCCAATTTGGAGCAAATATTTATATAGTTGATTTAATGGGAATTTCAGCTACTAGGGAGCTTGCGCCATTAATTAGCGCTATAGTTATAGCTGGTAGGAGTGCGAGTTCTTATACAGCTCAAATTGGAGTGATGAAGCTTACAGATGAAATTGATGCTATGAAAACTATGGGTTTTAAAGAGAGTGAATTTATCATTTTGCCTAGGGTTTTAGCTTTAACTTTAGCTATGCCTTTTGTGGTGATAGTAGCTGATATTTTAAGTGTATTGGGTGGAATTTTAGTTGCTTGGATGAGTTTAGAAATAAATGTAAGTGAATTTATGAGCCGTTTTAAAGAAGCAGTGGAGTTAAAACATATCATCATAGGACTTATAAAGGCGCCTATTTTTGGATTTTTGATTGCTTCCATTGCTTGTTTTAGGGGATTTTTTGTGCAAAAAACAACTGAAAGTATAGGAATTTACACTACAAAAAGCGTTGTAAATGCTATATTTTGGGTGATAGCTTTTGATGCAATTTTTTCTGTATTTTTAACAAAGGCTGGAATTTGA
- a CDS encoding sensor histidine kinase, whose product MKSENFNNTIFKILALYIITSGVFLTIFFITFYQKEANYIRLNQITHSYTHYNYILQNIIEARHDRTYLNQEDFSYISKRLNTQFAIIINNQVVFSNLTFDALKILTQLKKNDFIYNENKRLFIDFSRIRNLNTYIDISNLKKPRRHSHFLRHKNIHIIIETDDLGFKKEQYRKDNYNNLDINDFSNELWKLKLKTIFYTLICILLLAVVAYILILLVFKNIKEQFKALNDFIKDTTHEINTPLSVILASIKKFDDTNLNPNNIKKLNHIKLASKNLNHIYQNLIALNFFLQKENIKEDINLKELLEQRLEYFETLITQKNLIIEKNLLEQNFYANKEEMQILIDNLLNNAIKYTNAHKKIYICLKEKILSIKDEGQGMSAKEIAQIFTRYKRFNQDQGGFGIGLNLVKQIADKNNINIKVLSKENEGSEFILSW is encoded by the coding sequence ATGAAAAGTGAAAATTTTAATAATACTATTTTTAAAATTTTAGCCCTTTACATCATCACAAGTGGTGTGTTTCTAACGATTTTTTTTATCACTTTTTATCAAAAAGAAGCAAACTATATACGATTAAATCAAATAACACATTCATATACTCACTATAATTATATTTTGCAAAATATCATCGAAGCAAGACACGATAGAACATATTTAAATCAAGAAGATTTTTCCTATATATCCAAAAGACTCAACACTCAATTTGCCATTATTATAAATAACCAAGTTGTTTTTAGTAATTTAACCTTCGATGCTTTAAAAATATTAACACAACTTAAAAAAAATGATTTTATTTACAATGAAAACAAAAGATTATTTATAGATTTTTCAAGGATTAGAAATCTCAACACCTATATAGACATAAGCAATCTAAAAAAACCGAGACGCCATTCTCATTTTTTAAGACATAAAAATATTCATATCATTATAGAAACTGATGATCTTGGTTTTAAAAAAGAACAATACCGCAAAGATAATTATAATAATCTAGACATCAACGATTTTTCCAATGAACTTTGGAAATTAAAATTAAAAACCATTTTTTATACTCTTATATGTATTTTGTTGCTTGCTGTGGTTGCTTATATACTCATCTTGCTTGTCTTTAAAAATATCAAAGAGCAATTTAAAGCGCTTAATGATTTCATCAAAGACACTACGCACGAAATTAATACGCCTTTAAGTGTTATTTTAGCTAGTATTAAAAAATTTGATGATACAAATTTAAATCCAAATAATATAAAAAAGTTAAACCATATCAAGCTAGCAAGTAAAAATTTAAACCATATCTATCAAAATCTCATAGCCTTAAATTTTTTCTTACAAAAAGAAAATATCAAAGAAGATATCAATTTAAAAGAGCTTTTAGAACAAAGACTAGAATACTTTGAAACTTTAATCACACAAAAAAACCTCATCATTGAAAAAAATCTTTTGGAGCAAAACTTTTATGCTAATAAAGAAGAAATGCAAATTTTAATCGATAATCTTTTAAATAATGCTATAAAATACACCAATGCTCATAAAAAAATCTATATTTGCTTAAAAGAAAAAATACTTAGTATTAAAGATGAGGGTCAAGGTATGAGTGCTAAAGAAATAGCTCAAATTTTTACACGCTACAAACGCTTTAATCAAGATCAAGGTGGCTTTGGCATAGGTTTAAACTTGGTTAAGCAAATAGCTGATAAAAACAATATCAACATTAAAGTTTTAAGCAAAGAAAATGAAGGAAGTGAGTTTATACTTTCTTGGTAA
- a CDS encoding zf-TFIIB domain-containing protein, which yields MNCPVCINTDLLMSERNGVEIDYCPKCRGVWLDRGELDKIIERSTPQSAPQQSHQQNYNQQANYHHNNGYKYKKKESWLGELFDF from the coding sequence ATGAATTGCCCAGTTTGCATAAATACTGATTTATTAATGAGTGAAAGAAATGGAGTTGAGATTGATTATTGTCCAAAATGTCGTGGTGTTTGGCTTGATCGCGGTGAACTTGATAAAATCATAGAAAGAAGTACGCCTCAAAGCGCGCCACAACAATCTCATCAACAAAATTACAACCAACAAGCAAACTATCATCATAACAATGGTTATAAATACAAGAAAAAAGAAAGTTGGCTTGGAGAATTATTTGACTTTTAA
- a CDS encoding flagellar FLiS export co-chaperone: MRDELEILQKHLGQVGSSIDGANLKHQTQKFSEDITDANDFVGALQILDSSLKKILKLLEDKNYEDVQDKVLIASESLKIVDNCSFLGNALFDNNYNVNVGSKAFAFEIYNPLKILETSDYEGMKAYIIDKREEIASMLSELAVAIATYSPSQSFGGSSHDFMNDLDFTKLFK; encoded by the coding sequence ATGAGAGATGAATTAGAAATCTTGCAAAAGCATTTAGGACAAGTAGGTTCAAGTATAGATGGTGCGAATTTAAAGCATCAAACACAAAAATTTAGCGAAGATATCACTGATGCAAATGATTTTGTCGGTGCTTTACAAATTTTAGATTCTTCGTTGAAAAAAATTTTAAAACTTTTAGAAGATAAAAATTATGAAGATGTGCAAGATAAAGTATTAATTGCAAGTGAAAGTTTAAAGATAGTAGATAATTGCTCGTTTTTAGGTAATGCTTTATTTGATAATAATTATAATGTAAATGTAGGCTCAAAGGCTTTTGCTTTTGAAATTTACAATCCTTTAAAAATTTTAGAAACCAGTGATTATGAAGGTATGAAAGCTTATATAATAGATAAAAGAGAAGAAATAGCTTCTATGCTTAGCGAACTTGCAGTAGCTATTGCTACTTATAGTCCTAGCCAAAGTTTTGGCGGATCAAGTCATGATTTTATGAATGATTTAGATTTTACTAAGCTTTTTAAATAA
- the ung gene encoding uracil-DNA glycosylase, whose translation MDICLEKIKIEQTWKEFLKDEFLKPYFLEIKTHYINALNEGKTIYPPANLIFNAFNLAPLQDLKIILLGQDPYHNPHQAMGLSFSVPMGVKIPPSLLNIYKELQNDLNIPMAKHGDLSKWAKQGVLLLNSILSVEANKPASHAHFGWQKFTDAVISKLSDEKEGLVFLLWGNYAKNKKVLINPQKHFILEAAHPSPLARNAFLGCKHFSKSNEILLKLGKSPIDWNLNL comes from the coding sequence ATGGATATTTGTTTAGAAAAAATAAAAATAGAACAAACTTGGAAAGAATTTTTAAAAGATGAGTTTTTAAAACCTTATTTTTTAGAGATAAAAACTCATTATATTAACGCCTTAAACGAAGGAAAAACTATATATCCACCAGCAAATTTAATCTTTAATGCATTTAACCTAGCTCCTTTACAGGATTTAAAAATCATACTTTTAGGACAAGATCCCTACCACAACCCTCATCAAGCTATGGGTTTAAGCTTTAGCGTACCAATGGGAGTTAAAATTCCCCCATCTTTACTTAATATCTACAAAGAATTACAAAATGATTTAAACATTCCTATGGCAAAACATGGTGATTTAAGTAAATGGGCTAAACAAGGGGTTTTACTCTTAAATTCTATTTTAAGTGTAGAAGCCAACAAACCTGCTTCACATGCACATTTTGGCTGGCAAAAATTTACCGATGCAGTTATATCAAAACTTAGCGATGAAAAAGAGGGATTAGTGTTTTTGCTTTGGGGAAATTATGCTAAAAACAAAAAAGTTTTAATCAACCCTCAAAAACACTTTATCCTAGAAGCAGCACATCCATCGCCTTTAGCAAGGAATGCTTTTTTAGGTTGCAAACATTTTTCAAAAAGCAATGAAATTTTATTAAAACTTGGCAAAAGTCCTATTGATTGGAACTTAAACTTATAA
- a CDS encoding ATP-binding protein encodes MKKSILTLALFAFCSANALELQEFKGFAHPESVYVDESVVYVSNVGKELAPLNKDNDGFISKLDKNGKVIELEFIKNLNAPKGMSKIADVLYVVDIDILYGFDVKSKKEIFKLPIKNAVFLNDIAILDNDTLLVSDTGTGYIHKVFLKDKKYENFIHLDSKYGGPNGLLVEKNTLFVAGYDPSDKAGGKIISIDLNTKKIQELSKKIEQFDGIVYDKDKNLLVSSWGKNLQGYIYTLKDNKEIKLDLSPIKGPADMFFDGEYLWVPKMAENALIKVKL; translated from the coding sequence ATGAAAAAAAGTATCTTAACTTTAGCTTTGTTTGCATTTTGTAGCGCAAATGCTTTAGAGCTTCAAGAATTTAAAGGTTTTGCACATCCTGAAAGTGTGTATGTAGATGAAAGCGTTGTTTATGTGTCTAATGTAGGAAAAGAATTAGCTCCATTAAACAAAGATAACGATGGCTTTATCTCAAAATTAGATAAAAATGGAAAAGTTATAGAACTAGAATTTATCAAAAATCTTAATGCTCCAAAAGGCATGTCTAAAATAGCTGATGTTTTGTATGTGGTGGATATTGATATTTTATATGGCTTTGATGTAAAAAGCAAAAAAGAAATTTTCAAACTTCCTATAAAAAATGCAGTATTTTTAAATGATATAGCAATTTTAGATAATGATACATTGTTAGTGAGTGATACAGGCACAGGATATATCCATAAAGTATTTTTAAAAGATAAAAAATACGAAAACTTCATCCATTTAGATTCAAAATACGGCGGTCCTAATGGTTTGCTGGTAGAAAAAAATACTTTATTTGTAGCAGGTTATGATCCAAGTGATAAAGCAGGTGGAAAAATCATCAGCATTGATTTAAATACAAAGAAAATTCAAGAATTAAGCAAAAAAATAGAACAATTTGATGGTATTGTATATGATAAAGATAAAAATCTTTTAGTATCAAGCTGGGGTAAAAATCTTCAAGGATATATTTATACTCTAAAAGATAATAAAGAGATAAAACTAGATCTAAGCCCTATAAAAGGCCCTGCGGATATGTTTTTTGATGGGGAGTATTTATGGGTGCCAAAAATGGCAGAGAATGCCTTAATCAAAGTAAAATTATAA